A segment of the Planktothrix serta PCC 8927 genome:
CTTTCATGCAAACAAATCTAATTTTAGCACAGTTTTTTTGGGTCACTATCTATCTTCCCGTTAAGCTACGCTGTAACGAGAGTCCTCTTGATCTAAATTTAGATAAATCAAGGATCATCAACTTAAATATACAGCCTAAACCTTTACCCTGGGGGTGTGAGGTAAGCTGTGTTGATGTCTAGGGGAACAGGTAAATAGAGTTAACTTAAATAGTATAACTGTTCAAAGCATATCTATTATGCCACAACCGATCAATTTTGGGTCATCATGCCTAAAGTTTTGTCAGATTCAGACTAGGACTGAATCAGAATCGGACTCAATAGGAAATTAGCACCTTAATGTTGAGATCCCAGTAAGGATGCAGAACACAAAGAGGGGGGGGCTTCGATGGCGGAATCCTCACACGAGGAGGCAGAATCTTCCGAGTTTGGAGCCAGTTCAACCGCTTTCCCGTTTTCACAATCACGCTGAAAGTGATTTAACGCCTCGGCAAAATCTCGAATTCCTTGAAATTGTCGATAAACGGAAGCAAACCGCACATAAGCAACTTCACTCAGGGATTTGAGTCGTTGTAATACTAATTCTCCAATTTCTTGAGTGGGAATTTCCCTCTGGGAACGTTGTTGCAGTTCTGCTTCGATTTCATCAATAATCGATTCTAAATCGGAAGCAGAAAGTCCGGTTTTTTCACAAGCTCGAACCATACCCCGCAGCAATTTAGACCGATCAAAGGATTCCCGTTTCCCATCCCGCTTCATCACTGTAATGGGAACAAATTCAATCCGTTCATAAGTCGTAAACCGATGCTGACACTGGAGACATTCCCGCCGCCGACGAATACTTTTACCCGATTCAGCAGAACGCGACTCAAGAACTCGACTATTAGTATAGTGGCAAACTGGACACTGCATGATAAACGTCCTTTGAGTGTAGGTTTCACTGAACAGCAGTTTCCTGATCAGCGAGTACAAAGCACGGTGTGTAACGCTTGAGCATTCCCATACTGAGTGATGAGAACTCAGGGTTTTACTTAAACAATTGCATCTGAGTTCGCTCCTGCTTAAATTTTAAATTAACCCCAAACCCCCATCACTCAGTATTGGAGTGGTAGAAGATGCCCTGATTGCCAGTTACTTGCCAATCCGAGGCGGTTCCCGGAATGCAATTGCAAAAAAGAGAACTCCTAAGGCCAAGGTCAAAACTAAGATGTAAGCAACACTTTCCATGTTAATGTTTCCTAAACTTATTGTTTTCTAACAGTCTACCATTGAGCGATTAATTGACATACTCCCGGCGTCAAGCTTCGCGCTCGACGGGGGATTCTCCCAGAATCACTTCTTGAGATTACTGGCTCAACGAGACGACTTAAATCTTCAACATCTCTGTTAAAGACCCAGAGGCCGGACTCTCCCCAGTCGTTTGGGTCGGTTTCTGTTTGCCCAACAGTACCGTTGAGATCGGCTCCCAAATATTTCAACCCTTTTTTAAGAATATTAATTGCCGCATTCCAGTCTCGATCTAAAACTGTTTGGCAATCAGGGCATTGATGAGTTCTTGTACTCAATGTTTTATAAACTTTTGCCCCACAAACCGAACAATCAATAGTTGTGAATTGTGGCGGTACAGCAATGCAAGTTATCTTGTGAATCTTGGCAAAATAGTTCACCCATTGCGTGAATTGATACCAAGAAGCATCGCTAATACTTTTTGCTAACTTGTGAGTCTTCACCAAATTAGATACTTTCAAAGCCTCGTAGACTACCAAATCATTGGATTGGACTAACGCCAGAGCATCTTTGATGGCTCTGTCTTTACGTTGTCGAGAAACTTTTAAGTGTAATTTAGCTACTTTTTGCCGTTGTTTGTGATAGTTATTAGACTGTTTTTGCCCTTTTCGATGACGCTTAGATAGCCTTCTTTGAGCTTTCTTTAAGCGTCTCTCCGACTTTCTCAGGAAGCGAGGATTTTCTACTGTGTTGCCATTAGAGTCGGTATAAAACTCCTTTAACCCTAAGTCTATTCCTACTACAGAACCAGTGAATTCATGCTTTTCCTCTCGGTCATAGTTAATCAGAAACTGGCAATAATATCCATCGGCTCTTTTTACTACTCTAACTCGCCTAATCTGCTGAGATGAGTAATAGACTAAGGTTTTCTGGCTACACCACAGGTCAAAAGTTCCCGCTTTAAATCCATCGGTGAAAGTGATTTGTTTCCTGTCATCTGAAAGCGAGTATCCAGTCGTTTTATATTCTACTGACCTACTGTACTTTTTAAACTTAGGAAATCCTTTCTTTCTGATTGATGAATCTCGACAGTTAGCGGAGAACCGAGAAATGGCTTGCCATGCTCTATCTGCACTTGACTGTCTTGCCTGAGAATTTAATTTGCTTGCCCAAGGAGTTGTAGAGTCTTTCGCTAAAACAGCGCAAAGTTTCTGCAAGTCATTTCTTGTAGTCCCTTTGTTCTCCATCCAATATTTAACGCATTTGTTTCTGACAAATTGCGCTGTCCTAATAGATTCATCAAGCTTTTGATATTGCTCTGAAGTGCCGTTCTTTAACTTGGTTTCTACAACTAACATAATTCCCTCGACCTGGGGTTTACCACTATTATAACACACTTTACCCAAGATTTGTAGAATTAAATCGTTACTTCGCATCTGAGTTAGTGGGTGGGATTTCATCCCCCGTTAAGCTACGCTCTCCGCGGGGGCATTCATCCAGCATTTTTAGGTAAGAAGAAAGAAGTCTGAGCTAATCATCCCAAATCCATATAAACAGAGAGAGTTGGAAACTTTATGAACAAAGCTCCAACTCTCTCTGGATTGGGGTTTATAAAAACACTCCCCAAGCCCGAACTAGATGTATCCTAGACGGTTTTTTTGACGCGAGTGGTTTTGTCACCCACTTTCTGGAACAGACCCCACTCCACTTGTTCTTCAAGATCGGCTTCCACCCCAGCGAACACATCGCGGAAGATCGTCCGAGAACCGTGCCAAATATGGCCAAAGAAGAACAATAATGCAAAGCAAGCATGAGCGTAGGTGAACCAGCCACGGGTGCTGGTACGAAATACCCCGTCAGATCTCAAGGTTTCCCGGTCAAACTCGAACGGTTCCCCTTGTTGGGCTAAACGGGCATATTTTTTAACGCTGGGTGAATCACTAAAGGTTTTGCCATCTAACTCTCCACCGTAGAAACTGACACTCACCCCAGCTTGTTCAACGCTGTAGCGAGAATCAGCCCGACGGAAGGGAATATCAGCGCGAACCACACCATCTGCATCCGTGAGAACTACGGGGAAGGTTTCAAAGAAGTTAGGAAGACGGCGAACCGATAATTCCCGTCCTTCTCCATCTTTAAACACAGGATGGCCTAACCAAGTTTTAGCAATCCCATCACCGTTGTTCATTGGGCCAACCCGGAATAAACCGCCTTTAGCGGGGCTGTTGCCCACATAGTCATAGAAGGCGAGTTTTTCAGGAATTTTTTCCCAAGCTTCCGAGTAACTATCCCCACGAGCAACACTGGCTTGTACCCGGCGTTGAATTTCTTGTTGGAAGTAACCACTATCCCATTGATAGCGGGTCGGGCCAAATAATTCAATCGGGGTAGCAGCCGAACCGTACCACATGGTTCCAGCAACGACAAAAGCCGAGAAGAATACCGCAGCAATACTGCTGGATAACACCGTTTCAATGTTCCCCATCCGCAAGGCTTTGTATAACCGTTGGGGTGGACGAACAGAAAGGTGGAATAGACCCGCAATAATACCCACAACACCAGCGGCAATATGGTGAGCTACAATTCCTCCCGCATTGAACGGGTTAAATCCTTCTGGCCCCCAAGCAGGTGCAACGGGTTGCACGCTACCGGTGATCCCATAAGGATCGGATACCCACATTCCAGGGCCAAATAAGCCGGTTAAGTGGAATGCTCCGAAACCAAAGCAGAGTAGACCTGATAAGAACAGGTGAATGCCAAACATTTTTGGCAAATCTAAGGCGGGTTCACCTGTTCTGGGATCGGTAAATAGTTCCAAATCCCAGAAAACCCAGTGCCAAACAGCAGCTAGGAACAGTAAACCAGACAGGATAATATGAGTAGCTGCCACCCCTTCAAAAGACCAAACACCAGGGTTGGTGACGGCTTCTCCTGTGAGACTCCAGCCACCCCAGGATTGGGTTACCCCTAGGCGGGCAATAAAGGGCATGACGAACATCCCTTGACGCCACATCGGGTTGAGGACGGGATCAGAAGGGTCATAAATTGCGAGTTCATAAAGGGCCATAGATCCAGCCCAACCTGCCACCAAAGCGGTGTGCATCAGGTGTACAGAGATCAATCGTCCTGGGTCATTCAGAACAACCGTGTGTACACGATACCAGGGTAGTCCCATTGACTACATTCCTCCAGTTGATAATGGTCTACTTTTTTATTACTTTGCTTTGACACTCTCAGGTCTGTTGGCAGTACCTGCCGGAAGGCATAGACGCTGAAATTTTTTAAGAAGAACTTAAAAGGCATTGTCAAAGTACCCCCACACGCTCAAAACAACCACCAGTACGAGAGGGATTGCAATTGCGCTTACTTTAATGAAATTGTTTCAACACGCAGATAGTTATTCTTACTTGCGTTAATTGAGCGATTATAGCAAAAGATTGACGGGGATTGACACTCTCGGCGCGTAAACGCGCGGAGATTCTTAATTCAGCGACTGACCTTTAAGCACCGGATCTCTTTCGAGCAATACTCAAACCTTTCAATTTTACAAGATTTTCGCTACCGGTGTTGTTACTCTCAAGGAGTTTTCTGGTTCGAGGGTGCCGACTAAAAGTCGCTTCACAACCGCCCACCTTGGGGATTTCAACCCTCTCTATCTTAATCCTAAGCCGATGCTCAAAGCACGGGGTTTTAGACCCAAATTCTCGATAAATTATGGATTTCGGTTCATTTGACATTCTGTGGCGGCGGTTCCCAGACGTTCTAGGACTTGATCGGCTGAAATTAAGCGGGTGAGAACAACTTGACCAATGGTGTTAGAGGAGTTGGTCATTGAGGTGATGTCCGGTTTGACTTCTAGCATCAAAACGGCATCTTCAACTCGATACAGCCACATCTTTTCCTGCTGATTCTGATCCCAAATACAGAGGTTCATTTTTTGAATTTCTGGTGGACGGCGACGCAGAGCCTGATCCCACAAACCTCCTACTCCCCAAACTCGTCCTACTGTCCATCCATCCGTTAAAAAAAAGTATTTCACAGACTGCCCTAAACGAACTGACTTTAGATCTGATGTTTTACAATACCGCGAAAAGATCAATGAAGCGACGAATCTCCTCAACTCTAGGAGGTTTTTTAATGTCCATTGGGAAAACGTTTAAAATGATAGAGTACGGGGATAGAATTTGTACTGCGATTCAATATGTCAAATCAACGGTTAGGACAATTTTTAGGTGGTTTTGTCTTCGGTTCTGTCGTAGGTACGGTGGTGGGTTTGCTGGTCGCACCGGGTTCTGGGAAAGAAACGAGACAGTTACTCAAAAAATCAGCAGCAGCCTTACCCGAACTCGCAGAAGATCTATCCAGCAATGTTCAGTTACAGGCGAATCGGCTTTCAGGGTCTGCTTTACGCAATTGGGATGAAACCTTGATTCGTCTTAAAGAGGCGGTTGCAGCCGGGTTAGAAGCCAGTCAACAACAACAAACTCTGTATAAGCCAGAAGTTGAAAATCATCTCCCAGAGTCTCAAAAAACGATACGGGAACGTTGATTATCGGGGATTGTGTCTGAAAATCGCTATACTTTTAAGGCGGCTCACACTATTCTGTTGTTGATGGAAATCCAGTGACTGAACCTTTGTTTTGGCTAGCACTGTCGCTATTTTTGGTTGCAGTCAGCCTGACTGCTGTTATTGTTGTTGCTTTACCTGCCCTGCAAGCGATTGCAAGGGCAGCACGAAGTGTGGAAAAATTAGCGGATACCCTCTCCCGTGAATTTCCTCCGACATTGGAATCAATTCGTTTAACGGGGTTAGAAATTACCGAACTCACGGAGGATGTCAGCGAAGGGGTACAAAGCGCGAGTCAAGTGGTTAAACAAGTTGATCAAGGGTTAGATAGTGCTAAACAACAAGCGAAAAAATTGCAATCTACCACCGGAAGTATTTTTACCGGAATTCGTGTGGCTTGGAAAACCTTTAACCGCAAAACTTCCCCCTCTGAGTCGCAGCGTCGCTCTGGTCATCGTTTGTCAGGAAATAGCAGGAATTCTCATCAATTAAGGGAGCGAAATATTCAACGGTTAGATCTCTATTCTGAGGTTAATTTTGAGTTAGAAGATGAAGATTTAGAAGAAAATAATAATTCTTTTAATCAGGTAGATTATTAAGGGCGATCGCAGAGTTTAATATTATAGAGATGACTTAAAGCTATCGCCTCTTGAATCCGTGACCTAAGCTCATCAATTGAATTCAATGATAAGCTTAGAAGCTTTAGGTAGAATATTTTACTGTAGGAAGATGAACACCAACATAACCAATAATCACTTTTTCCGTTTTACGTTCCAGAAAAAAATGAATTCGCCAATTACATTGTTTCAGCTTAATATGTTGCTCAAATAAACGTTCTTCTCCATCAGGACAGAGAAAGGTTCGTTCTTTCCAATATTGATCAAGTGTTGGTTTACTTTCTCCAGAAACATCAAGAGAATATCCTTCTAAACTAAATTCTTTGCACCCTTGATTGATCCAAATTTTTGCATATTCTTCCAGTTGCTCTAAAGTTTCTACAACCCATTCTAATTTATCCTCTCCTGAACGAAGTCTACGCAATTGTTTAGTCCCTGCTTGACAAAATCGCAAACTAGGAAACAACTCATTCCGACAGTTCCAAAGTTGTATTCCATTAGTTTTAGAGGGTTGGAGGCGCTTTTTAATCCAATCAGCGTGTTCTAAAATGTGATTTTTATAACTAGCATGATAAACCTCTATAATTTCTTCTGTAATATTGATATTATTTTCAATTTGTATCAGAGTTGATTCTAGTCTAGTACAATTCCAACAGTTTTGAGAATTAAAACTAATTGCTATTGTTTCCAATAAATAAGCAGCTTTAAGTCCTTCTGCTTTCTTTTCACGAAAAATAACTTCATAGTCCTCATCCTCAATATTTCTTTTAAGATCAGAG
Coding sequences within it:
- the nrdR gene encoding transcriptional regulator NrdR, whose translation is MQCPVCHYTNSRVLESRSAESGKSIRRRRECLQCQHRFTTYERIEFVPITVMKRDGKRESFDRSKLLRGMVRACEKTGLSASDLESIIDEIEAELQQRSQREIPTQEIGELVLQRLKSLSEVAYVRFASVYRQFQGIRDFAEALNHFQRDCENGKAVELAPNSEDSASSCEDSAIEAPPSLCSASLLGSQH
- a CDS encoding photosystem II reaction center protein T, yielding MESVAYILVLTLALGVLFFAIAFREPPRIGK
- a CDS encoding RNA-guided endonuclease InsQ/TnpB family protein, with product MRSNDLILQILGKVCYNSGKPQVEGIMLVVETKLKNGTSEQYQKLDESIRTAQFVRNKCVKYWMENKGTTRNDLQKLCAVLAKDSTTPWASKLNSQARQSSADRAWQAISRFSANCRDSSIRKKGFPKFKKYSRSVEYKTTGYSLSDDRKQITFTDGFKAGTFDLWCSQKTLVYYSSQQIRRVRVVKRADGYYCQFLINYDREEKHEFTGSVVGIDLGLKEFYTDSNGNTVENPRFLRKSERRLKKAQRRLSKRHRKGQKQSNNYHKQRQKVAKLHLKVSRQRKDRAIKDALALVQSNDLVVYEALKVSNLVKTHKLAKSISDASWYQFTQWVNYFAKIHKITCIAVPPQFTTIDCSVCGAKVYKTLSTRTHQCPDCQTVLDRDWNAAINILKKGLKYLGADLNGTVGQTETDPNDWGESGLWVFNRDVEDLSRLVEPVISRSDSGRIPRRARSLTPGVCQLIAQW
- the psbB gene encoding photosystem II chlorophyll-binding protein CP47, with the translated sequence MGLPWYRVHTVVLNDPGRLISVHLMHTALVAGWAGSMALYELAIYDPSDPVLNPMWRQGMFVMPFIARLGVTQSWGGWSLTGEAVTNPGVWSFEGVAATHIILSGLLFLAAVWHWVFWDLELFTDPRTGEPALDLPKMFGIHLFLSGLLCFGFGAFHLTGLFGPGMWVSDPYGITGSVQPVAPAWGPEGFNPFNAGGIVAHHIAAGVVGIIAGLFHLSVRPPQRLYKALRMGNIETVLSSSIAAVFFSAFVVAGTMWYGSAATPIELFGPTRYQWDSGYFQQEIQRRVQASVARGDSYSEAWEKIPEKLAFYDYVGNSPAKGGLFRVGPMNNGDGIAKTWLGHPVFKDGEGRELSVRRLPNFFETFPVVLTDADGVVRADIPFRRADSRYSVEQAGVSVSFYGGELDGKTFSDSPSVKKYARLAQQGEPFEFDRETLRSDGVFRTSTRGWFTYAHACFALLFFFGHIWHGSRTIFRDVFAGVEADLEEQVEWGLFQKVGDKTTRVKKTV
- a CDS encoding YtxH domain-containing protein yields the protein MSNQRLGQFLGGFVFGSVVGTVVGLLVAPGSGKETRQLLKKSAAALPELAEDLSSNVQLQANRLSGSALRNWDETLIRLKEAVAAGLEASQQQQTLYKPEVENHLPESQKTIRER